The genome window GATATGGTATTCATCGATGCTtatgatggtgatgatgtcTTCCCTTCCCTCACAATTTATGGGATCCAAATTCCACGTTCCTCAAAGCTCTCAGTGACCGTCTCTACATCCTGGACATGGAACTGTAGTGGTGAACCTTCATTCGGATTATGTTGGCAAAGTGTGAAGATCATACAAAGATGTTCTGTTGGGAAATGGAAGCAAAGAAGGTTTTGGTGCGACATTCACTGTTGTGGTTCCATCGGTTTTATAATACATCTCTTGTTGTATGCAGGGGATTCAGGAGGGGTAGTGGGTATGGTAGTAAGGATTTTGTTGCTAATGCAGTGATGTCAAAATCCGTGGAAGTTGAACATATGTTAAACTTACCATTCTCACGTTTGCAGTTTATAAGAAGAAGTTTTGTCCTTGTTGATTGAGGCCGACTGTTTCTCCTACACTTGCTTTGCCTGAGAAACGACATTAGCTTATaaatgggtcttattggaagtCATTGCTTGACCCTGCAGTTTCAATTTCAATCAGGGGCGTCGACTCTGTTAATCACTGTGGAGTCCAAGTCTGTTTTTTTAAGACTGGACGACCCTGATTGAAACTGCAGAGTATCCGAGTGCAGGAGTTGTCCCTTGTTCATGTACCTTAgcaatttaattttgttattaattctAACATTTATTTTCGTTAAATAAATTTCGTGGTTTGATCAATACATTTACATATTTTCATATCATTATTGGACTATGACTCTGATCAAGGAAAATTTTATGCGGGATGAATGggaatcctcttcttctccttcttaaaGTCTTTGTGATAGTCATGTGATATTCATCAACTGTTTTCTTGGCACATCCTGTCGTGATCTTCCTTCTTGTTACTTAAATTGTTGGGTCGAAACTCTTCGtaaccacatctttgaagtgATGGGATCATGGTGGAAGTCTCAGATCGTGTTCCTTCTTCAAGGTGGATATGGGAGTAATACGAACATGTAGATCACTCCATTCTTTTATAATGTAGACCTCATGCTTGCTATTGAGGGAAAGAAACTGATGATTGTCATTCGTGACTTCTCCGAAATTGATGTTTGATCCTTAAAGTGTAGGAGAATTTCTGGTCTTTGATGGTCGTACGATTGTCGGAGACGTGTCTGAGAACTCCATATTTCCTGAACTCTGTTGAGCTTATCAGATAAAATATCTCTCATTTACCAACAAACTACTACTTAACAAGAGAAGAAACGGCTGCCATAGCACAAAGCGTATTTTAGCTAGAGGGGGAATCTGTACTTTTGACAAAGGTAAGGGACCAAAATGTATTTTTCCCAAAAATATGCTatgaaaaaccaaaaacaaaaaaatccttCCTGTATTGGAAAAAGCTAAAACCCTAATCAGTCACTCTCTGTTTACTCTGTCTCTCAACGATGACGTCTGCGGCCAAAAGGCGATTGTCTATATCCAACACCAGCAGCGACGACGCAGGGATCATCACGCGATTTACTCGCAGCGTGTCGGAGTCTCCGATCGTTGACAAGACAAAGCGGGCGGCTGGGGACGCCGCGTTTGTGACCAAGAAGCTGCTGAAGAGCACCGGAAAGGCTGCTTGGATCGCAGGGACAACGTTTCTGATCCTAGTGGTACCCCTCATCATTGAAATGGACCGCGAGCAGCAGTTCAACGAGCTCGAGATACAGCAGCAGAGTCTCCTCGGCCCCCCGCCGCCGCCCCAAGTCCAACTTCCGAAGTGAACTTTTGATCTATCTGCTGAAGAAGAGACGAAAGAGACCTCCTTCAGGTTAGGGGAGGGAACCTTTGACTTCGATTTGAATGTTGAGTTAGGGTTCCATTATTAGAGCGATTCTTGTAGttttcaaataatattttttttttctcgttgaTTTTTCCA of Tripterygium wilfordii isolate XIE 37 chromosome 13, ASM1340144v1, whole genome shotgun sequence contains these proteins:
- the LOC120013790 gene encoding mitochondrial import receptor subunit TOM9-2-like, translating into MTSAAKRRLSISNTSSDDAGIITRFTRSVSESPIVDKTKRAAGDAAFVTKKLLKSTGKAAWIAGTTFLILVVPLIIEMDREQQFNELEIQQQSLLGPPPPPQVQLPK